The Klebsiella africana sequence ATATTGAAGCGGCCCAGCATCTGCGTCGCGCGATTGCCGAAGCCACCGAAGCGGGTCTGTTGGGGAAAAACATCCTCGGCACCGGGTTTGACTTCGAACTGTTTGTTCACACCGGGGCAGGGCGCTATATCTGCGGCGAAGAGACGGCGCTGATCAACTCCCTGGAAGGCCGCCGCGCCAACCCGCGTTCCAAGCCGCCGTTCCCGGCGAGCTCCGGCGTATGGGGCAAGCCGACCTGCGTCAACAACGTGGAAACCCTGTGCAACGTGCCGGCGATCCTCGCCAACGGCGTCGAGTGGTACCAGAACATTTCCACCAGCAAAGATGCGGGCACCAAACTGATGGGCTTTTCCGGCCGGGTGAAGAATCCGGGCGTCTGGGAGCTGCCGTTCGGCACCACTGCCCGTGAGATCCTCGAAGATTACGCTGGCGGCATGCGCGATGGCCTGAAGTTTAAAGCCTGGCAACCGGGCGGGGCAGGAACCGACTTCCTCACCGAAGCGCATCTTGATCTGCCGATGGAATTCGAAAGCATTGGGAAAGCGGGCAGCCGTCTGGGTACCTCGCTGGCGATGGCCGTTGACCACGAGATCAACATGGTCTCGCTGGTGCGCAACCTTGAAGAGTTCTTTGCCCGCGAGTCCTGCGGCTGGTGTACGCCGTGCCGTGATGGTCTGCCGTGGAGCGTGAAGATCCTGCGCGCCCTGGAGCGCGGCGAAGGCCAGCCTGGCGATATCGAAACGCTTGAGCAACTGTGTCGATTCCTGGGCCCTGGTAAAACCTTCTGCGCACACGCGCCGGGTGCGGTCGAGCCGCTACAGAGCGCGATTAAATATTTCCGCGAAGAATTCGAGGCTGGCATTAAGCAGCAGTTCAGCAATACCCATGCAATCAACGGGATTCAGCCGAACCTGCTTAAGACGCGCTGGTAATCAAAGGTTTTTTATTTTTGGAAGCACGCAAATGGCTACGATTCATGTAGACGGCAAAGAATACGAGGTCAACGGGGCGGACAACCTGCTAGAGGCTTGTCTCTCTCTCGGTCTTGATATTCCCTACTTTTGCTGGCACCCGGCGCTAGGGAGCGTCGGTGCTTGCCGCCAGTGTGCGGTGAAGCAATATCAGAACGCGGAAGACACGCGTGGTCGCCTGGTAATGTCCTGTATGACTCCGGCATCCGACGGCACCTTTATTTCTATCGACGACAGCGAAGCGAAGCAGTTCCGTGAAAGCGTAGTGGAGTGGTTGATGACTAACCACCCGCACGATTGCCCGGTCTGCGAAGAGGGTGGCAACTGCCACCTGCAGGATATGACGGTGATGACCGGCCATAGCTTCCGCCGCTATCGTTTCACCAAGCGTACCCACCGCAATCAGGATCTGGGGCCGTTTATTTCGCACGAAATGAACCGCTGCATCGCCTGCTACCGCTGTGTGCGCTACTACAAAGATTATGCCGACGGCACCGATCTGGGCGTCTATGGCGCCCACGACAACGTCTACTTCGGCCGCCCGGAAGATGGCACGCTGGAAAGCGAGTTCTCCGGCAACCTGGTGGAAGTCTGCCCGACCGGCGTCTTCACCGACAAAACGCACTCCGAGCGCTATAACCGTAAATGGGACATGCAGTTTGCGCCGAGCATCTGCCAGCAGTGTTCCATCGGCTGCAACATCAGCCCGGGCGAACGCTATGGCGAGCTGCGTCGTATCGAAAACCGCTATAACGGGACCGTTAACCGCTACTTCCTCTGCGACCGCGGTCGTTTCGGTTATGGCTATGTCAACCTGAAAGACCGTCCGCGTCAGCCGGTGCAGCGCCGCGGCGACGATCTGATCACCCTTAACGCCGAGCAGGCGATGCAGGGCGCGGCAGATATTCTGCGCCAGTCGAAGAAAGTGATCGGTATCGGCTCACCGCGCGCCAGCATCGAAAGCAACTTCGCGCTGCGCGAGCTGGTGGGCGCCGACAACTTCTATACCGGCATCGCTAAGGGTGAACAAGCGCGCCTGCAGATGATGCTGAAAGTGCTGCGCGAGGGTGGGATCCACACCCCAAGCCTGCG is a genomic window containing:
- the nuoF gene encoding NADH-quinone oxidoreductase subunit NuoF — protein: MKTVIRTAETHPLTWRLRDDKQPVWLDEYRSKNGYEGARKALTGMAPDEIVTAVKDAGLKGRGGAGFSTGLKWSLMPKDESMNIRYLLCNADEMEPGTYKDRLLMEQLPHLLVEGMLISAFALKAYRGYIFLRGEYIEAAQHLRRAIAEATEAGLLGKNILGTGFDFELFVHTGAGRYICGEETALINSLEGRRANPRSKPPFPASSGVWGKPTCVNNVETLCNVPAILANGVEWYQNISTSKDAGTKLMGFSGRVKNPGVWELPFGTTAREILEDYAGGMRDGLKFKAWQPGGAGTDFLTEAHLDLPMEFESIGKAGSRLGTSLAMAVDHEINMVSLVRNLEEFFARESCGWCTPCRDGLPWSVKILRALERGEGQPGDIETLEQLCRFLGPGKTFCAHAPGAVEPLQSAIKYFREEFEAGIKQQFSNTHAINGIQPNLLKTRW